Proteins encoded together in one Coffea arabica cultivar ET-39 chromosome 2c, Coffea Arabica ET-39 HiFi, whole genome shotgun sequence window:
- the LOC140035622 gene encoding uncharacterized protein: MSKAYDRVSWGHIIGVLRKFGFEELFIDLVWWLLSNVWFSIIINGSLHGFFKSTRGLRQGDPLSPALFIIGVEVMSRDDVLIFAHGSFSPLKDIMQVLERYQRCSGQLINAQKSCYLVHPALLPARRMVVERVTAFAWQSFPIRYLGFPLYFGRCKSAYFGEMCQTILGRILLWKSKLLSPGGRITLIKHVLFSMSVHLLSAAVILDVRAFESSSLWAAFMHAKYCREIHPYQAEVRVNKLGNLAKDVECESPSGTLYVMHPVPDGGCADEAAWTPSRSRTFTLASAFREVQQARNSSMVLAKVFCQLYDWSCSSVGVYELKVVRWEAKEVGRFVLNTDGCSKGNLGVSGGGGVLRDSTGLPLFAFSAFFGDTTCLHAEARALLMGLQMCARRGFDNLCVQSDSLVLVGTLHRHIQCSWHIRREVRQIMHLVEDPVQFSHCYREANKVADALANVGITHPEQQVKVYDCFHMLPRLARRELRLDRIVMPSVRKVRRM, translated from the exons ATGTCAAAGGCTTATGATAGAGTGTCATGGGGCCATATTATAGGTGTGCTACGGAAGTTTGGCTTCGAGGAGCTATTTATAGATCTGGTATGGTGGCTCTTGTCTAACGTCTGGTTCTCGATCATCATCAATGGGTCTTTGCATGGTTTCTTTAAATCTACGAGAGGGCTACGGCAAGGTGATCCGCTGTCGCCGGCATTATTTATTATAGGGGTTGAGGTTATGTCGAGAG ATGATGTGCTTATATTTGCACATGGGTCCTTCTCTCCTCTGAAGGACATTATGCAAGTGCTAGAGAGGTACCAACGATGCTCGGGCCAATTGATAAATGCTCAAAAGAGTTGCTACTTGGTTCATCCAGCGCTGTTACCTGCTAGAAGAATGGTGGTTGAACGGGTCACCGCATTTGCTTGGCAGTCATTCCCTATACGCTACTTAGGGTTTCCGCTCTACTTTGGGAGATGCAAATCAGCTTATTTTGGGGAGATGTGTCAGACCATTTTAGGGAGAATCCTGTTGTGGAAATCAAAGCTACTCTCGCCTGGAGGCAGGATAACTTTAATTAAGCATGTGCTGTTCTCGATGTCCGTGCATTTGCTGTCAGCTGCGGTGATCCTCGATGTCCGTGCATTTGAAA GTTCGTCGCTGTGGGCGGCTTTCATGCATGCCAAGTACTGCAGAGAGATCCATCCCTACCAAGCAGAAGTAAGGGTAAACAAACTCGGCAATCTGGCGAAGGATGTTGAATGTGAGTCGCCAAGTGGAACTCTCTATGTTATG CACCCAGTTCCTGATGGGGGATGTGCAGATGAAGCTGCTTGGACGCCCTCGCGCTCTAGAACCTTCACTTTGGCATCAGCTTTTCGGGAGGTTCAGCAGGCTCGTAACTCGTCAATGGTGTTGGCTAAG GTTTTTTGTCAGCTATATGATTGGTCGTGTTCGTCTGTTGGTGTGTATGAGCTCAAAGTTGTTCGCTGGGAGGCAAAGGAGGTTGGGAGGTTCGTACTTAATACGGATGGCTGTTCTAAGGGTAACCTAGGAGTGAGTGGAGGTGGTGGGGTCCTTCGGGATTCAACTGGGCTACCCCTGTTTGCTTTCTCAGCCTTCTTTGGGGACACTACGTGTTTGCATGCAGAGGCTAGAGCCCTTCTAATGGGTCTTCAAATGTGTGCTCGGAGGGGCTTTGATAATTTATGTGTGCAATCGGATTCATTGGTCTTAGTTGGGACTCTTCACCGACACATTCAGTGTTCGTGGCATATTCGACGAGAAGTGCGGCAGATCATGCATTTAGTTGAGGATCCTGTTCAGTTTTCGCATTGCTATAGGGAGGCTAACAAAGTTGCTGATGCGTTGGCTAATGTGGGAATAACTCATCCTGAGCAGCAGGTCAAAGTCTATGACTGTTTTCACATGCTTCCGAGGCTGGCTCGTAGGGAACTCCGGCTGGATAGGATAGTAATGCCTTCGGTTAGGAAAGTTAGGCGTATGTaa